A genome region from Crossiella equi includes the following:
- a CDS encoding methyltransferase yields the protein MAMVGTIDLRTALGALAPGSVAGLRDRDVRLLQVRGQTTLPVPDGDGAFLFVVSGWLTLSGHDGETTVSPGQACLLPGGSVWRLSGGPAAGVVVVGLRPQREEATRRQVSALTDLASPYAMRVAATLRLADHVEEGVTGVAELAAATNTEPGALRRLLRYLACRGVFREEVPDHFVLTDSGQPLRAGHPSGLRDWLDLTGAGGRLDKAFTELLHTTRTGEPGYAALFGRPFWADLAASPELATSFNTLMRSRMRWYAEEIAAWPGWQDVHSVVDVGGGDGTLLAHLLLAHHDLCGTVVELDGPAAAATAHLADAGLSDRATVIAGSFFDPLPGADILVLSWVLRDWDDEDAVALLRRCADHDDVRILVVEPAANAPDAVQATARDLRMLTAFGGQERTEAQLRELAHAAGLRPRSEHRTPSGLLLLEFATGSRHRDAQQTTTGGRSLTR from the coding sequence ATGGCGATGGTGGGGACGATCGACCTGCGGACCGCGCTCGGCGCGCTCGCTCCGGGTTCGGTGGCAGGCCTGCGGGACCGCGATGTGCGGCTGCTCCAGGTGCGGGGGCAGACCACACTGCCGGTCCCGGACGGGGACGGCGCCTTCCTGTTCGTGGTGTCCGGCTGGCTGACGCTGTCCGGGCACGACGGGGAGACCACGGTCTCACCGGGGCAGGCCTGTCTGCTGCCCGGTGGGTCGGTGTGGCGGCTCAGCGGCGGCCCCGCCGCCGGAGTGGTGGTCGTGGGGCTGCGGCCGCAGCGGGAGGAGGCGACCCGCAGGCAGGTCAGCGCGTTGACGGACCTGGCCTCGCCCTACGCGATGCGGGTGGCCGCGACGCTCCGGCTGGCCGACCACGTCGAGGAGGGTGTCACCGGTGTCGCGGAGCTGGCCGCCGCCACCAACACCGAGCCCGGGGCGCTGCGCAGGCTGCTGCGCTACCTGGCCTGCCGCGGGGTGTTCCGGGAGGAGGTGCCGGACCACTTCGTCCTCACCGACTCCGGCCAGCCACTCCGGGCCGGTCACCCGAGCGGGCTGCGAGACTGGCTGGACCTCACCGGCGCGGGCGGCAGGCTGGACAAGGCCTTCACCGAGCTGCTGCACACCACCCGCACCGGCGAACCCGGGTACGCGGCGCTCTTCGGCCGCCCGTTCTGGGCCGACCTCGCCGCCTCCCCGGAACTCGCCACATCCTTCAACACGCTGATGCGCTCCCGGATGCGTTGGTACGCCGAGGAGATCGCCGCCTGGCCCGGCTGGCAGGACGTGCACAGCGTCGTGGACGTGGGCGGCGGTGACGGCACCCTGCTCGCCCACCTCCTCCTGGCCCACCACGACCTGTGCGGCACCGTGGTCGAGCTCGACGGCCCGGCCGCCGCCGCCACCGCCCACCTCGCCGATGCCGGCCTGTCCGACCGGGCGACCGTGATCGCGGGCAGCTTCTTCGATCCGCTGCCCGGTGCCGACATCCTGGTGCTCTCCTGGGTGCTTCGGGACTGGGACGACGAGGACGCCGTCGCCCTCCTCCGCCGCTGCGCGGACCACGACGACGTCAGGATCCTGGTAGTCGAACCGGCCGCCAACGCGCCCGACGCGGTCCAAGCCACCGCGCGGGACCTCCGGATGCTGACCGCGTTCGGCGGCCAGGAACGCACCGAGGCCCAACTCCGCGAGCTGGCGCACGCAGCGGGGCTGCGCCCCCGCTCCGAGCACCGCACACCGTCAGGCCTGCTGCTCTTGGAGTTCGCCACAGGGTCCCGGCACCGGGACGCGCAACAGACCACCACCGGCGGTCGGTCACTTACGAGGTAG
- a CDS encoding ATP-binding protein, with the protein MTIDERDRLVKRDEDSFFDRKSRRIQPAKLSKTLSAFANTDGGELVVGIEDDGSWDGFASIEEANDLHNTVATVLAPGYYGIEYLKSPGDSGIVVLILIRRSPGVCSTAAGEVYVRRGAASVRIKDGELEALRRAKGVVSFENQGLVFPVFEISNAEKCLEFCLTIIPVVEPEIFLRKQNLVNSEGNPTVAGTLLYHEEPQVHLPKAGVKIYRYKTDSLPERRYLDGTPETIDGPLYDQIAAAVRRTTEIVDSIPIMTGGGMRQIQYPPETLHEILTNAVLHRDYWINDDVHVRIFDNRIEVESPGRLPAHVTPRNILDERFARNPSIVRLINRFPNPPNMDVGEGLNTAFKAMEALRLQPPEIRETSDRVVVTVRHESLASPQKAIMDYVKKEGSINNPEARKVTGIDQERTIRRLFESLVSANELVRKGLGRGTRYFLPE; encoded by the coding sequence TTGACCATTGATGAACGTGACCGCCTAGTGAAACGTGATGAAGACAGCTTCTTTGATCGGAAATCGCGAAGGATTCAGCCTGCAAAATTAAGCAAAACGCTGTCAGCTTTTGCGAATACCGACGGCGGCGAACTTGTAGTAGGGATTGAAGACGACGGCTCCTGGGACGGCTTCGCGTCTATTGAGGAGGCTAACGATCTGCATAATACTGTAGCTACAGTACTCGCTCCTGGCTACTATGGAATCGAGTATCTGAAGAGTCCGGGCGACTCGGGAATAGTTGTACTTATTCTGATACGGAGAAGTCCGGGAGTTTGCTCCACCGCGGCGGGCGAGGTGTACGTTCGCAGGGGAGCAGCTAGCGTGCGGATCAAAGACGGCGAACTTGAAGCACTAAGGCGGGCCAAAGGTGTAGTCAGCTTCGAAAATCAAGGCTTAGTGTTTCCCGTTTTTGAAATATCAAACGCGGAAAAATGCCTTGAGTTCTGCTTGACTATTATTCCCGTGGTTGAACCTGAGATCTTTCTGCGAAAGCAGAACCTTGTCAATAGTGAAGGTAATCCCACTGTAGCTGGAACGCTTCTCTACCATGAAGAGCCTCAAGTGCACTTGCCTAAAGCGGGTGTGAAGATCTATCGCTACAAGACCGATAGCTTACCCGAGCGACGCTATCTAGATGGGACTCCCGAGACTATCGATGGGCCTCTGTATGACCAAATAGCAGCAGCCGTACGGAGAACAACGGAGATCGTAGACTCGATTCCGATCATGACGGGTGGGGGAATGAGGCAGATTCAGTATCCACCCGAAACGCTTCATGAGATCCTAACAAATGCCGTACTGCATCGTGATTACTGGATAAACGACGACGTTCACGTCCGCATTTTCGATAACAGAATTGAGGTTGAGAGTCCAGGTCGCTTGCCGGCGCACGTCACCCCGCGCAATATTTTGGATGAGCGGTTCGCGCGCAATCCAAGTATAGTGCGACTGATTAACCGGTTCCCAAATCCGCCGAATATGGACGTTGGCGAAGGTCTAAACACTGCTTTTAAGGCTATGGAAGCGCTCCGTTTGCAGCCTCCAGAAATCCGTGAGACTAGTGACCGGGTAGTTGTGACGGTTAGGCATGAGTCTCTTGCGAGTCCACAGAAGGCAATCATGGATTACGTGAAAAAGGAAGGTTCGATAAATAACCCTGAAGCTCGCAAGGTAACTGGAATTGATCAGGAGCGAACGATACGCCGACTGTTTGAGAGTCTCGTCTCGGCAAATGAGCTTGTTCGAAAAGGTCTGGGTCGGGGGACGCGATATTTTCTTCCCGAGTGA
- a CDS encoding pentapeptide repeat-containing protein — MGKQEGRAQYRVLSTTAIVLSAIGLIVVGTGVAVGLVLAYGSGSEGDRFRLEAIKTAGAIVVGTGGAAALWLAARRQRMTEIGQQHQEHVAAATEADAAERRVTELYTKAVEQLGSEKAPVRLGGMYALERLAQNTPGQRQTIVNVLCAYLRMPYTPPDQDPISAAAPPAATDQDAGLGNSPIGSAESADQREERERREQERQVRLTAQRILAARLSPGADHERPDEMFWPDIDLDLTGAVLVNFDLSGCHARTVQFDMAEFAGDASFDNVHFARRAGFGKASFSGYASFNRVEFSGGANFGGVRFSGYAAFDRAKFAGWAGFARAKFAEDTSFDKADFAGNVSFHATKFDGDTSFDNVKFAENVRFSLTSFSKYVSFDRARFLKVANFDRAEFSGGVSFGNAEFVGDVGLKKMRVWVDSSEGVAQRWPHGWSLQVMDASEDVRIPGEAGMWGVLIRNQEDVAAHGPAGREE, encoded by the coding sequence ATGGGTAAGCAGGAGGGCCGCGCACAGTATCGAGTGCTGTCAACGACAGCGATAGTGCTGAGCGCGATTGGGCTGATTGTAGTCGGGACTGGAGTGGCGGTCGGGCTGGTGCTTGCCTACGGCAGTGGTAGTGAGGGGGATAGGTTTCGGCTGGAAGCGATTAAGACCGCAGGTGCCATCGTGGTGGGGACCGGAGGGGCGGCGGCGCTGTGGTTGGCCGCTCGTCGGCAGCGCATGACCGAGATCGGTCAGCAACATCAGGAACATGTGGCAGCGGCAACCGAGGCGGACGCTGCGGAGCGTCGAGTCACCGAGCTTTATACCAAGGCCGTTGAACAGCTCGGCTCAGAGAAGGCACCCGTGCGACTCGGCGGGATGTACGCCTTGGAAAGGCTGGCCCAGAATACTCCCGGGCAACGGCAAACCATAGTCAACGTACTGTGCGCTTATCTGCGTATGCCCTACACGCCACCGGATCAGGATCCCATCAGCGCAGCTGCGCCACCTGCGGCCACAGATCAGGACGCCGGATTAGGTAACTCGCCCATTGGCTCCGCCGAATCAGCCGACCAGAGGGAAGAGCGGGAACGGCGCGAGCAGGAGCGGCAGGTTCGTCTGACAGCCCAGCGCATCCTGGCCGCTCGGCTGAGCCCCGGAGCCGATCATGAACGGCCTGACGAGATGTTTTGGCCGGATATCGACCTCGATCTTACCGGCGCCGTCCTTGTAAATTTCGACCTTTCCGGATGTCATGCGCGAACGGTTCAATTCGATATGGCAGAGTTCGCTGGAGATGCCAGTTTTGATAACGTGCATTTTGCTAGGCGTGCCGGATTTGGTAAAGCGAGCTTTTCTGGCTACGCCAGTTTCAATAGGGTGGAGTTTTCTGGAGGCGCCAATTTCGGCGGCGTGAGATTTTCTGGTTATGCCGCTTTTGATAGAGCGAAGTTCGCTGGTTGGGCCGGTTTTGCCAGGGCGAAGTTTGCTGAAGATACCAGTTTTGACAAGGCGGATTTTGCTGGGAATGTCAGTTTTCATGCGACAAAGTTCGATGGAGACACCAGTTTCGATAATGTAAAGTTTGCTGAAAATGTCAGATTTAGTTTGACTAGCTTTTCCAAGTATGTCAGTTTCGATAGGGCAAGATTCTTAAAGGTCGCCAATTTTGATAGGGCTGAGTTCTCTGGGGGCGTAAGTTTCGGTAACGCGGAGTTCGTTGGAGATGTCGGATTAAAAAAGATGCGAGTGTGGGTAGACTCGTCGGAGGGCGTGGCTCAAAGATGGCCGCATGGATGGAGTCTTCAGGTGATGGATGCGTCAGAGGACGTGCGAATTCCCGGTGAGGCGGGTATGTGGGGCGTTCTTATTCGGAATCAGGAGGATGTGGCTGCCCATGGGCCCGCAGGGCGGGAGGAGTAG
- a CDS encoding protein phosphatase 2C domain-containing protein — translation MQVTMATEPAQSHQDNEDFVGAVPGAVVLLDGAGSAGADSGCLHGVAWYSRQLGTRLLERLLSPDAGDLREVLGEAISAVAGMHGSACQLDHPGTPSATVLLVRVRGGQVEYLLLADSTLVIESPTGNTAVTDDREAQVGARYRQEMDAMPNGSEEHALALRRYIEAMRNHRNRPDGFWVASTDPDAATEAVTGSVPADEVRSLALLSDGATRLVDSFALADWDAVVRTLRQDGPGELIRQTREAERSDPDGRRWPRGKAFDDATAALVVFS, via the coding sequence ATGCAGGTCACCATGGCCACCGAGCCCGCCCAGTCCCACCAGGACAACGAGGACTTCGTGGGCGCAGTGCCCGGGGCCGTGGTCCTGCTGGACGGCGCGGGATCGGCGGGCGCGGACAGCGGCTGCCTTCACGGCGTGGCGTGGTACTCCCGTCAGCTCGGAACGCGACTCCTTGAGCGGCTGCTTAGTCCTGACGCCGGAGACCTGCGCGAGGTTCTGGGCGAAGCGATCTCGGCCGTGGCCGGGATGCACGGGAGCGCGTGCCAGCTCGACCACCCGGGGACGCCGTCGGCAACTGTGCTGCTGGTCCGAGTGCGCGGCGGCCAGGTCGAGTACCTGTTGCTCGCCGACTCCACGTTGGTGATCGAGTCCCCGACCGGCAACACCGCGGTAACCGACGACCGCGAGGCCCAGGTCGGCGCGCGGTACCGGCAGGAGATGGATGCGATGCCCAACGGGTCCGAGGAGCACGCGCTCGCGCTCAGGCGTTACATCGAGGCCATGCGCAACCACCGCAACCGGCCGGACGGGTTCTGGGTGGCCAGCACGGACCCCGATGCCGCAACGGAAGCCGTGACCGGCAGTGTGCCTGCTGACGAAGTGCGCAGCCTCGCCCTGCTCAGCGATGGCGCAACCCGGCTGGTGGACAGCTTCGCCCTTGCCGACTGGGACGCGGTGGTCCGGACCCTGCGACAGGACGGCCCAGGGGAGCTGATCCGGCAGACGCGCGAGGCGGAGCGCAGCGACCCGGACGGGCGCCGTTGGCCACGCGGCAAGGCCTTCGACGACGCGACCGCTGCGCTCGTGGTGTTCAGCTAG
- a CDS encoding YdcF family protein produces the protein MPDALPQDVLADVRTLWDYNRIDSPLKPCDVGIGLGSHDLGVADYAAELYHAGYFPRIVFTGANAPTTVDRFPRGEAVHYRERALELGVPDEAVLVEPKARYTGENFELSRALLESQGIEVNSVLIVCRPYQQRRAYALCRKMWPEVEVLASGQKIDLVDYLRGIGDDTKVINTITADTQRIVLHGEQGVAELQEMPAEVWAAYERLVAAGYDKRVIKD, from the coding sequence GTGCCGGATGCACTGCCACAGGACGTTCTTGCCGACGTGCGGACCCTGTGGGACTACAACCGGATCGACAGCCCGCTGAAGCCGTGCGACGTCGGGATCGGGCTGGGGAGCCACGATCTCGGCGTCGCCGACTATGCGGCCGAGCTGTACCACGCCGGGTACTTCCCCCGGATCGTGTTCACCGGGGCGAACGCCCCCACCACCGTCGACCGCTTCCCGCGTGGCGAGGCAGTGCACTACCGCGAGCGCGCGCTTGAACTTGGCGTGCCGGACGAGGCGGTGCTGGTTGAGCCGAAGGCCCGGTACACGGGCGAGAACTTCGAGCTGTCCCGCGCCCTGCTGGAGTCCCAGGGCATCGAGGTCAACTCCGTCCTGATCGTGTGCCGCCCCTACCAGCAGCGCCGCGCGTACGCCCTGTGCCGCAAGATGTGGCCCGAGGTCGAGGTACTGGCTTCCGGCCAGAAGATCGACCTCGTCGACTACCTGCGGGGCATCGGCGACGACACCAAGGTGATCAACACGATCACGGCCGACACACAGCGCATCGTGCTGCACGGCGAGCAGGGCGTGGCCGAGCTTCAGGAGATGCCCGCCGAGGTCTGGGCCGCCTACGAGCGCCTGGTGGCCGCTGGCTACGACAAGCGCGTGATCAAGGACTGA
- a CDS encoding GntR family transcriptional regulator — MSIGYRELADVLRQEIQQGKFPPGTTLPKQDEIAQQHGVNVVTVRRAVAVLEAEGLVTPVRRKGTVVRERPVMKRLGAERYAKSKWKFGLVAFAADREASGREWKPTDQTNTVRKTAADAEVAEALGVELGSEVYERARLVLDGDVPTHTLTSYYRPEHVEGTPLVDPTPGPAGRGGGFAVLTLQGYEPDAITETVNSRMPTPDEVEQLKLPSGEPVVILRRRTVTKDGVPVEFARGVHAASRFAWTYNFKIPD; from the coding sequence ATGAGCATCGGCTACCGGGAGCTTGCAGACGTCCTGCGGCAGGAGATCCAGCAGGGCAAGTTCCCGCCCGGCACCACACTGCCCAAACAGGACGAGATCGCTCAGCAGCACGGGGTCAACGTCGTCACCGTGCGCAGGGCTGTTGCCGTGCTCGAAGCTGAGGGACTGGTGACTCCGGTGCGGCGCAAGGGAACCGTGGTGCGCGAGCGCCCCGTCATGAAGCGCCTCGGGGCCGAGCGCTACGCGAAGAGCAAGTGGAAGTTCGGACTCGTCGCGTTCGCGGCTGACCGCGAGGCGTCGGGCCGCGAGTGGAAGCCGACCGACCAGACCAACACCGTCCGCAAGACCGCGGCTGACGCGGAGGTAGCCGAGGCGCTGGGCGTCGAACTCGGCAGCGAGGTCTACGAACGCGCTCGGCTTGTTCTCGACGGGGACGTGCCGACCCACACGCTCACGAGCTACTACCGGCCCGAACACGTGGAGGGCACCCCGTTGGTCGACCCCACGCCGGGACCAGCCGGACGTGGCGGCGGCTTCGCCGTGCTGACCTTGCAGGGCTACGAGCCCGACGCCATCACTGAGACTGTGAACTCACGCATGCCCACCCCGGACGAGGTCGAACAGCTCAAGCTGCCGTCCGGCGAGCCGGTGGTGATCCTCCGGCGGCGCACCGTCACCAAGGACGGCGTGCCGGTGGAGTTCGCCAGAGGCGTCCACGCGGCCAGCCGGTTCGCCTGGACCTACAACTTCAAGATCCCCGACTAG
- a CDS encoding FtsK/SpoIIIE domain-containing protein, whose product MAKKTEKTTRTQGREFQALVWAARHPGISSVPLGLSASLYQFGGSATLTAAGSFLGGTAAVLGGWYRAHPGTYDAYAAPVLRACRRRWVGPYTGRRWRDLMDVADLVMEHRRTGALHYPRVRRVTAESPHLDAVTVKLPRGLTVRKVTEAAEVLASALQVPRVAVDTPRPGVVTLIVQRSEPFGHVIPAPDMPADSVDVDLKSIYVGEDEYGNDWYRPLDGTHTFVAGATGAGKNSVITATLRSIAPLIRDGLVRLWVCDPKQLEFAWLRELVGPGRYGDDPDSCAEVIEAFVADMAKAQKRMQRNKTRSVPVSREFPLNWLIVDEIGSLLAYNPMRARDILGWLGQITSTGRVTHHVVDAYVQEPSKDVVPIRDLFPTRLCLRVSSANHPDMTLGEGCRARGAIADEIPNVPETAGIGFLREERSRRILQVRAAYTDDAGLDELVAFIKGTGPGLRAVA is encoded by the coding sequence GTGGCTAAGAAGACGGAGAAGACCACACGCACCCAGGGCCGGGAGTTCCAGGCCCTCGTGTGGGCGGCCCGGCACCCCGGGATCTCCTCGGTGCCCCTGGGCCTGTCCGCCTCGCTCTACCAGTTCGGCGGGTCGGCCACCCTCACCGCCGCTGGCAGCTTCCTCGGGGGAACCGCGGCTGTGCTGGGTGGTTGGTACCGGGCGCACCCCGGCACCTACGACGCCTACGCCGCCCCGGTGCTGCGGGCCTGCCGCCGCCGCTGGGTCGGCCCCTACACCGGCCGCCGCTGGCGGGACCTGATGGACGTGGCGGACCTGGTGATGGAGCACCGCCGCACGGGGGCGCTGCACTACCCCCGGGTCCGGCGGGTCACCGCCGAGTCCCCGCACCTGGACGCGGTCACGGTCAAGCTGCCCCGGGGCCTGACCGTCCGCAAGGTCACCGAAGCCGCCGAAGTCCTGGCCTCGGCCCTCCAGGTGCCCCGGGTCGCGGTGGACACGCCCCGCCCGGGGGTGGTCACGCTGATCGTGCAGCGCTCCGAGCCCTTCGGGCACGTCATCCCGGCCCCGGACATGCCCGCCGACTCTGTCGACGTGGACCTCAAGAGCATCTACGTGGGCGAGGACGAGTACGGCAACGACTGGTACCGCCCGCTGGACGGCACCCACACCTTCGTCGCGGGCGCGACCGGGGCGGGCAAGAACTCGGTCATCACGGCCACGCTGCGCTCGATCGCCCCGCTGATCAGGGACGGTCTGGTCCGGCTGTGGGTCTGCGACCCCAAGCAGTTGGAGTTCGCCTGGCTGCGTGAGCTGGTCGGCCCTGGCCGCTACGGCGACGACCCCGACTCCTGCGCCGAGGTGATCGAGGCGTTCGTCGCCGACATGGCCAAGGCCCAGAAGCGCATGCAGCGTAACAAGACCCGCTCGGTCCCGGTCTCCCGCGAGTTCCCGCTCAACTGGCTGATCGTGGACGAGATCGGCTCGCTGCTGGCCTACAACCCGATGCGCGCCCGCGACATCCTGGGCTGGCTGGGGCAGATCACCTCCACCGGCCGCGTCACCCACCACGTGGTCGACGCCTACGTGCAGGAACCGTCCAAGGACGTCGTCCCGATCCGGGACCTGTTCCCCACCCGGCTGTGCCTGCGCGTGTCCTCGGCCAACCACCCGGACATGACCCTCGGCGAGGGCTGCCGGGCACGCGGTGCGATCGCCGATGAGATCCCCAACGTGCCGGAGACTGCCGGTATCGGCTTCCTGCGGGAGGAACGCTCCCGGCGGATCCTCCAGGTCCGCGCCGCGTACACCGATGACGCCGGACTCGATGAGCTGGTGGCCTTCATCAAGGGCACCGGCCCCGGCCTGCGGGCGGTGGCCTGA
- a CDS encoding WhiB family transcriptional regulator: MSNPTDHPGYQGHRLLLMALFGPSMRRPEWQAEAACADEDPATFFTRNTTMAALAVCAGCPVRQECRAEQLEWEGRYSTARRYPDGVAGGMTPIHRREHHEATRSGTEAA; encoded by the coding sequence GTGAGCAACCCGACCGACCACCCCGGCTACCAGGGTCACCGCCTGCTGTTGATGGCCCTGTTCGGCCCGAGCATGCGCCGCCCTGAGTGGCAGGCCGAGGCCGCTTGTGCCGATGAGGACCCGGCCACCTTCTTCACCCGCAACACCACCATGGCCGCCCTGGCGGTGTGCGCGGGCTGCCCAGTCCGTCAGGAATGTCGGGCTGAACAGCTCGAATGGGAGGGCCGCTACTCCACCGCCCGCCGCTATCCGGACGGCGTGGCGGGCGGGATGACCCCCATCCACCGCCGGGAGCACCACGAAGCGACCCGATCCGGAACGGAGGCGGCGTGA
- a CDS encoding replication initiator, whose protein sequence is MQLAPTLDDRITARVQASDWHSWRAKVTATGGCAHPIHLAGRWAVTDNTTGTTLAQRAGHILVPCGTRRAALCQPCADRYAADAFHLVRAGLAGDTGKGIPASVTDRPRVFATLTAPSFGAVHTARTSRAGKTIPCACRGYHRPDDPRVGTAIDPDAYDYVGAVLWNNHAGTLWHRFVTALRRKLARAAGIKVTHFGRHARLSYAKVAEYQRRGLLHFHAVIRLDGPGGASDPAPAWATPDALNDAVQAAAAVTVEIPRPCGTVLTLAWGTQVDTRTIRASSASDFEDGDGEISEARLAGYVAKYATKSTGARETVDRRVHSELEIAALKGISEHHRRMIAVSWELGGHPFYTGLNLRRWAHMLGFRGHFLTKSRRYSTTFKDIRGSQRAYRAAEALERLGVTEDTVTVVNDWNFLTVGHRDDAERELAAAIAERAKTTRQQKRKE, encoded by the coding sequence GTGCAACTCGCCCCCACCCTCGATGACCGCATCACCGCCCGCGTCCAGGCCTCGGACTGGCACAGCTGGCGCGCCAAGGTCACCGCGACCGGCGGCTGCGCCCACCCCATCCACCTCGCCGGACGGTGGGCCGTCACCGACAACACCACCGGCACCACCCTGGCTCAGCGCGCCGGGCACATCCTCGTCCCCTGCGGGACCCGCCGGGCCGCGCTCTGCCAGCCCTGCGCCGACCGCTACGCCGCCGACGCCTTCCACCTCGTCCGCGCCGGACTCGCCGGAGACACCGGCAAGGGCATCCCGGCCAGCGTCACCGACCGCCCCCGTGTCTTCGCCACCCTCACCGCCCCCTCCTTCGGCGCCGTGCACACCGCCCGCACCTCCCGCGCGGGCAAGACCATCCCGTGTGCCTGCCGGGGCTACCACCGCCCCGACGACCCCCGGGTGGGCACCGCGATCGACCCCGATGCCTACGACTACGTCGGTGCGGTGCTGTGGAACAACCACGCGGGCACCCTGTGGCACCGCTTCGTCACCGCGCTGCGCCGCAAGCTCGCCCGTGCGGCCGGGATCAAGGTCACCCACTTCGGTCGGCACGCCCGGCTCTCCTACGCCAAGGTCGCCGAGTACCAGCGCCGGGGGCTGCTGCACTTCCACGCCGTCATCCGCCTCGACGGCCCTGGCGGCGCCAGCGACCCCGCACCGGCCTGGGCCACCCCGGATGCCCTCAACGACGCCGTACAGGCCGCCGCTGCGGTCACGGTGGAGATCCCCCGCCCCTGCGGGACCGTGCTCACCCTGGCCTGGGGCACCCAGGTCGACACCCGCACCATCCGCGCCAGCAGCGCCAGCGACTTCGAGGACGGCGACGGCGAGATCAGCGAGGCCCGGCTCGCCGGGTACGTGGCCAAGTACGCCACCAAGTCCACCGGCGCCCGGGAGACCGTGGACCGGCGGGTGCACTCCGAACTGGAGATCGCCGCGCTCAAGGGCATCTCCGAGCACCACCGCCGCATGATCGCCGTCTCCTGGGAGCTGGGCGGCCACCCCTTCTACACGGGGCTGAACCTGCGCCGCTGGGCGCACATGCTCGGCTTCCGAGGCCACTTCCTGACCAAGTCCCGCCGGTACTCCACCACGTTCAAGGACATTCGGGGCTCACAGCGTGCCTACCGCGCCGCCGAAGCCCTGGAACGCCTCGGAGTCACCGAGGACACGGTGACCGTGGTCAACGACTGGAACTTCCTCACCGTCGGCCACCGCGATGACGCCGAACGTGAACTCGCCGCCGCGATCGCGGAGCGAGCCAAGACCACCCGCCAACAGAAACGGAAGGAGTAG
- a CDS encoding helix-turn-helix transcriptional regulator: protein MGKLWDIKELADFLGIPVNTIYQWRSKNYGPPGRRIGKYLKFRPEDVYAWVESLPGEVT, encoded by the coding sequence GTGGGCAAGCTTTGGGACATCAAGGAACTCGCCGACTTCCTCGGCATCCCCGTGAACACCATCTACCAGTGGCGGAGCAAGAACTACGGCCCGCCTGGCCGCCGGATCGGCAAGTACCTGAAGTTCCGCCCCGAGGACGTCTACGCGTGGGTGGAGAGCCTTCCCGGGGAGGTGACCTGA